Proteins from one Gimesia maris genomic window:
- a CDS encoding pyridoxal phosphate-dependent aminotransferase, with amino-acid sequence MSEEWIADRMHLIDASGIRKVFDLAAKMENPINLSIGQPHFDTPDSIKDALCQAVRDGKNAYSQTQGIAPLIGKIQAQVDESYGHADRQVFISSGTSGALMLVLNALVNPGDEVIIFDPYFVMYTHLTRLVGGKPVFVETYPDFSIDIEKVRAAITDRTKLILFNSPSNPTGHVASEEEIRALAELAAEKNIALVSDEIYRSFCYDEPFVSPAAYNEKVIVIDGFSKSHSMTGHRVGFVHGPQSVVQQMIKLQQYTFVCAPHPVQWAALAALECDISDRVDEYREKRNLMRELLSEKYQISGAQGAFYMFIRTPWGTATEFCTAAIQNNLLIIPGNVFSGRDTHFRISYAQENPILEQGAAILNRLADHPM; translated from the coding sequence ATGAGTGAAGAATGGATTGCCGATCGGATGCATCTGATTGATGCGTCTGGCATACGTAAAGTATTTGACCTGGCAGCAAAGATGGAGAATCCGATCAACCTGAGTATCGGACAGCCCCACTTTGACACACCGGATTCCATTAAAGATGCTCTCTGTCAGGCAGTACGGGATGGTAAAAATGCCTACAGCCAGACACAGGGGATCGCGCCACTGATCGGTAAAATTCAGGCACAGGTCGATGAGAGCTACGGTCATGCCGACCGTCAGGTCTTTATCTCCAGTGGCACGAGTGGGGCATTGATGCTGGTCTTGAATGCCCTGGTCAATCCTGGTGATGAGGTAATCATTTTCGATCCGTACTTTGTAATGTATACGCACCTCACGCGTCTGGTGGGGGGGAAGCCGGTTTTCGTGGAGACCTATCCGGACTTTTCCATCGATATCGAAAAAGTCCGTGCCGCGATTACTGATCGCACAAAACTGATTCTGTTTAACAGCCCGAGTAACCCGACCGGACACGTGGCTTCTGAAGAGGAGATCCGGGCGCTGGCGGAACTGGCGGCGGAGAAAAATATTGCGCTGGTCAGCGATGAGATCTATCGTTCCTTCTGTTATGACGAGCCCTTTGTGAGTCCGGCTGCGTATAACGAGAAGGTCATCGTGATCGATGGCTTCAGTAAATCTCATTCCATGACCGGTCATCGAGTGGGCTTTGTGCATGGGCCTCAGAGCGTGGTTCAGCAGATGATCAAGCTGCAGCAATACACGTTTGTCTGCGCGCCCCATCCGGTGCAATGGGCGGCGCTGGCGGCACTGGAGTGTGATATCTCAGATCGGGTCGACGAGTATCGGGAAAAACGTAATCTGATGCGAGAGCTGCTCTCGGAAAAGTACCAGATCTCCGGTGCGCAAGGGGCGTTTTACATGTTTATCCGCACTCCCTGGGGGACAGCAACCGAGTTCTGTACTGCGGCAATTCAGAATAATCTGCTGATTATACCGGGTAATGTGTTCAGTGGTCGGGATACGCATTTTCGTATTTCGTATGCCCAGGAGAATCCGATTCTGGAGCAGGGAGCCGCAATTCTGAATCGTCTGGCAGACCATCCCATGTGA
- a CDS encoding serine/threonine protein kinase: MPSEKPQNKTSKVSAETPDDRSVSPPREPEGLRLPPVGSFVEADSTQETIYRSSETTQKIHPPVESGSLIGKQLGDFKILRKLGQGGMATVYLAEQVSLKREAAIKVMHSELMSDETHVRRFEREAKAAAGLTHPNIVQVYMTGDFEGTHYIAQEYVRGVNLKEHLARNTPPDCTLILRIMRQVTAALNAAAEKGIVHRDIKPENIMITSRKLIKVADFGLAQIGQTEERVNLTQVGTTMGTPLYMSPEQVNGRNLDQRSDIYSLGVTCYHLISGKPPFHGETALSIAVKHLNEAAYPLKKRRPDLPEELCNLVHRMMEKDPNKRPGNAAELMQEIKKISEDSPGIRKRSWSEMLPFQGNRSFQKQLLAFVLASFCLGGVAAAVGWVNRPGNPLEAPFTVSGNEDSEPSFIPNEENASRQFFLATRLGVSEDAWQAVISNFPDNEIYTPKAKIRLGVLLIRPGRYEEAKAIFQELVNSGQAEQVTNGYAGLLVLESLNGHPRKSQDIWELYVNNHQEQLDGELREIVYDALVWNQNSPEIEKKDYKKLFESLQSEEEQNFTP; this comes from the coding sequence ATGCCATCTGAAAAGCCGCAGAATAAGACCAGTAAGGTTTCAGCAGAAACCCCTGACGATCGCTCTGTCTCTCCCCCTCGTGAGCCGGAGGGGTTGCGTCTACCCCCAGTGGGCAGTTTCGTAGAAGCTGATTCCACACAGGAAACCATCTATCGTTCCAGTGAGACCACACAAAAGATACATCCCCCTGTAGAATCAGGGAGTCTGATTGGCAAACAGCTGGGAGATTTCAAGATCTTACGTAAGCTGGGGCAGGGGGGAATGGCAACCGTGTATCTGGCCGAGCAGGTTTCGCTTAAACGTGAGGCTGCCATCAAAGTCATGCACAGTGAGCTGATGAGTGATGAGACGCACGTCAGACGGTTTGAACGGGAAGCCAAAGCCGCCGCCGGATTGACCCACCCCAATATTGTCCAGGTTTATATGACAGGTGATTTTGAGGGAACGCATTATATCGCGCAGGAATATGTGCGAGGCGTCAATCTGAAAGAACATCTGGCGCGAAATACTCCGCCTGACTGTACCTTGATTTTACGGATCATGCGACAGGTTACTGCTGCCTTGAATGCTGCGGCAGAAAAGGGGATCGTGCATCGGGATATCAAACCTGAAAATATCATGATCACCTCTAGAAAACTGATCAAGGTAGCTGACTTTGGTCTGGCACAGATTGGTCAGACGGAAGAACGGGTGAACCTGACCCAGGTGGGGACCACGATGGGAACCCCCCTGTATATGAGCCCGGAGCAGGTCAACGGCAGAAACCTCGATCAGCGGAGCGATATCTATTCGCTGGGAGTGACCTGTTATCATCTGATTTCAGGTAAGCCTCCCTTTCACGGTGAGACGGCTTTGTCGATAGCTGTCAAGCATCTGAACGAAGCAGCTTACCCACTGAAAAAACGTCGCCCCGATTTACCTGAAGAACTATGCAACCTGGTGCACCGGATGATGGAAAAAGATCCGAACAAACGGCCCGGGAACGCGGCTGAGTTAATGCAGGAAATCAAAAAGATATCGGAAGACAGTCCGGGGATTCGTAAACGCAGCTGGAGTGAAATGCTCCCTTTCCAGGGAAACCGAAGTTTTCAGAAACAGCTGCTGGCATTTGTGCTCGCATCCTTCTGTCTGGGAGGCGTGGCTGCTGCGGTCGGCTGGGTGAATCGTCCTGGTAATCCGCTGGAGGCGCCCTTCACGGTCTCCGGCAATGAGGATTCGGAACCGTCGTTTATCCCTAATGAAGAAAATGCATCCAGGCAGTTCTTTCTGGCGACCCGTCTGGGTGTCAGCGAAGATGCCTGGCAGGCCGTCATCAGCAATTTTCCGGATAATGAAATCTATACACCCAAGGCTAAAATCCGCCTGGGGGTTTTGTTAATCAGGCCGGGACGGTATGAGGAAGCCAAGGCGATTTTTCAGGAACTGGTCAATTCGGGTCAGGCTGAACAGGTTACCAATGGCTATGCGGGTCTGCTTGTCTTGGAAAGCCTGAATGGTCATCCGCGAAAATCCCAGGATATCTGGGAACTTTATGTGAATAACCACCAGGAGCAACTGGATGGCGAATTGAGAGAGATCGTCTATGACGCATTGGTATGGAACCAGAATTCTCCTGAAATTGAGAAGAAAGACTATAAAAAACTGTTCGAGTCATTACAGAGCGAAGAAGAGCAGAATTTTACTCCCTGA
- a CDS encoding SMP-30/gluconolactonase/LRE family protein, with the protein MKPLALLLLALTMLSNQVHAEDSIVDTSSALETIASDFGLADGPAWDGGGSLYFPDVKGGKLYRYSPRTGKVSVFLDDAGRISASYFNHGKLFLSDNGNSQICVLSGKTKTPIAGQPADAKPPRKPNDLVVDQQGGIYYTLTGSGEVIWISPEGKQSVAVKDIKTPNGLILSPDGKTLYVAAYVPKEIWAYDVASPGVIQNGRLFAKMDSGPDKGADGMTVDRAGNVYCAGPADIWIWNPAGKLLAKIPTPTRPINCAFGDSDMRSLYITGFGGLYRQRMNAYGCMPEPAVSATDSKSKRPATTVPETITPHLNVVYGQTGTRKLLADIFVPKAGKGPFPAIVVVHGGGWMKGDKTKFRALAVALSERGYVTMAVGYRLGHEAKFPAGIQDCNAAVRFLRAEAKQYHVNPEQIGAVGGSAGGHLVGLMAAAADEKQLQDDAGYTDQTSRLQAAIVMAGPMEMASGTVAERSRKSGDKSYSNQWLGKSIDEAPELYKLSDVYLHFNKQTPPLLFMTGEFDNPDRNVPSREKLKLLGVTTGIKVYPKGKHGCWNQLPWFNDMVEDMDQFFQQNLK; encoded by the coding sequence ATGAAACCGCTCGCTCTATTACTCCTGGCACTTACCATGCTATCCAATCAGGTTCACGCAGAGGATTCCATTGTTGACACCTCTTCTGCTCTGGAAACAATCGCCAGTGATTTCGGTCTGGCGGATGGCCCCGCATGGGATGGGGGAGGCAGCCTGTATTTTCCGGATGTCAAAGGAGGCAAACTGTATCGCTACTCTCCGCGCACGGGTAAAGTTTCGGTCTTTCTGGATGACGCCGGCCGGATCAGTGCCAGCTATTTCAATCATGGCAAACTGTTTCTGTCCGATAACGGAAACAGTCAGATCTGTGTATTGAGTGGTAAAACGAAAACTCCCATCGCCGGTCAACCCGCGGATGCCAAACCTCCCCGCAAACCTAATGATCTGGTCGTCGACCAGCAGGGAGGCATCTATTACACTCTCACCGGTTCGGGTGAAGTGATCTGGATTTCTCCCGAAGGTAAACAGTCAGTGGCTGTCAAAGATATCAAAACGCCGAATGGACTGATCCTGTCACCGGACGGTAAAACCCTGTACGTCGCCGCCTATGTTCCCAAAGAAATCTGGGCCTATGATGTCGCCAGTCCCGGCGTCATCCAAAACGGGCGGCTGTTTGCGAAAATGGATTCCGGTCCCGATAAAGGGGCAGACGGAATGACCGTCGACCGCGCTGGAAACGTCTACTGTGCAGGACCTGCTGACATCTGGATCTGGAATCCGGCGGGGAAACTGCTGGCAAAAATCCCTACGCCCACACGCCCCATCAACTGTGCCTTCGGCGACTCGGACATGCGTTCGCTTTATATTACAGGCTTTGGCGGTCTGTATCGTCAGCGCATGAATGCCTACGGCTGTATGCCGGAACCCGCTGTCTCCGCAACAGACAGCAAATCAAAGCGTCCAGCCACCACAGTTCCGGAAACCATCACTCCCCATTTGAATGTGGTCTACGGACAGACGGGAACCCGCAAGCTGCTGGCAGACATTTTCGTCCCTAAAGCGGGGAAAGGACCTTTCCCAGCAATCGTCGTCGTGCATGGCGGTGGCTGGATGAAAGGTGACAAAACCAAATTCCGCGCCCTGGCGGTTGCCCTTTCAGAACGTGGCTATGTCACGATGGCGGTCGGCTATCGCCTGGGACATGAAGCAAAATTCCCTGCCGGAATACAGGACTGTAATGCGGCTGTCCGGTTTCTGAGAGCAGAAGCGAAACAATATCACGTGAATCCGGAACAGATCGGTGCTGTGGGCGGATCTGCCGGCGGTCACCTGGTCGGCCTGATGGCGGCTGCTGCTGATGAAAAACAGCTGCAGGACGATGCCGGATACACAGATCAGACTTCAAGGCTGCAGGCAGCAATCGTAATGGCAGGTCCAATGGAAATGGCTTCCGGCACAGTTGCTGAACGTTCTCGAAAAAGCGGCGATAAATCCTATTCCAATCAGTGGCTGGGAAAATCGATTGATGAAGCGCCCGAACTGTATAAGCTCAGTGATGTCTATCTCCATTTCAACAAGCAGACGCCGCCTCTCCTGTTTATGACAGGTGAGTTCGATAACCCAGATCGCAATGTCCCTTCCCGCGAAAAACTGAAACTGCTCGGCGTTACGACCGGAATTAAAGTATATCCCAAGGGGAAACATGGATGCTGGAACCAGTTGCCGTGGTTCAATGACATGGTTGAAGATATGGACCAGTTCTTTCAGCAGAATCTGAAATAA
- a CDS encoding ATP-dependent DNA helicase, with product MRSALTTDVLSILGSDGKIAQRLEKYEHRPEQLEMAEAVAKAIDQKQHLLVEAGTGVGKSFAYLVPAILATCKQNETRSGKDRKRLIVSTNTISLQEQLIHRDIPFLNAVLPVEFSAVLVKGRSNYISLRRLKGAVERAGSTFSKEEELSQLDQIVQWSHKTTDGSRADLEFRPIPKIWDEIQSEHGNCLGKRCATYNDCFYYRARRRVWNADVLVVNHALFFSDLAIRREGSSILPDYDTVILDEAHTIEAVAGDHLGLSITNSQFDYLFNKLYNDRTQKGLLLHHNLVDCQQHVTRLRFMVEDLFDHLLEWQDSSGLANRRIRQLPPIENCVSQEMRLLAARIAEYAFTLKNEEEKIELSAAAERCTALGDSLNSWLTQQAEADSVYWVEATRGRHQRVKMVNAPVDVGPVLRDELFNQAQTVILTSATLAVGDQDFSFTRSRLGLTQSEELKLGSPFNYQEQVRLILPAAMPDPGENPAAYEAAVAEKLKQYIEQTDGHAFALFTSYKMMQQCADRISGWLSEHNLALYLQGDGLPRSLMLERFRNNPRGVLFGTDSFWQGIDVPGDALTNVIITKLPFSVPDHPLLEARVEAIRNRGGNPFMDYQIPEAIIKLKQGFGRLIRTASDYGQVVILDPRVRTKRYGEKFLESLPDCTLIIDEQDD from the coding sequence ATGAGGTCCGCTTTGACTACAGATGTACTTTCTATTCTCGGCAGCGATGGCAAGATCGCGCAGCGGCTCGAAAAATATGAGCACCGTCCCGAACAACTGGAGATGGCAGAAGCCGTTGCCAAAGCGATTGATCAGAAACAGCATCTGCTGGTCGAAGCAGGAACGGGGGTGGGAAAAAGTTTCGCTTACCTGGTCCCTGCGATCCTGGCGACCTGCAAGCAGAATGAAACCCGTTCGGGGAAAGACCGGAAGCGGCTGATTGTCTCGACCAATACGATCAGCCTGCAGGAACAGCTGATTCACCGCGATATCCCGTTTTTAAATGCTGTACTTCCTGTAGAATTTTCTGCGGTTCTGGTCAAAGGACGATCAAATTATATCAGCCTGCGACGATTGAAAGGTGCCGTTGAGCGGGCGGGCAGTACTTTTTCGAAAGAAGAGGAACTAAGCCAGCTGGATCAGATCGTGCAGTGGTCCCATAAAACAACCGATGGCAGTCGTGCGGATCTGGAGTTTCGGCCTATCCCTAAAATCTGGGATGAAATTCAGAGCGAGCACGGCAACTGCCTGGGGAAACGCTGTGCGACTTACAACGACTGTTTTTATTACCGGGCACGCAGACGCGTCTGGAATGCTGACGTGCTGGTTGTGAATCATGCGCTGTTTTTCTCTGACTTGGCGATTCGCCGGGAGGGGAGCAGTATTCTTCCCGATTACGATACCGTGATTCTGGACGAAGCGCATACCATTGAAGCCGTCGCCGGTGATCACCTGGGACTGTCGATTACGAACAGTCAGTTCGATTATCTGTTTAATAAGCTGTATAACGATCGTACCCAGAAAGGACTGCTGCTGCATCACAATCTGGTTGACTGTCAGCAGCATGTGACGCGACTGCGATTCATGGTGGAAGATTTATTCGATCACCTGCTGGAATGGCAGGATAGTTCCGGACTGGCCAATCGTCGGATCAGACAACTGCCTCCGATTGAAAATTGCGTTTCACAGGAGATGCGATTACTGGCGGCCCGCATCGCGGAATACGCGTTTACGCTGAAAAATGAAGAAGAGAAAATCGAACTGTCGGCCGCGGCAGAACGGTGTACTGCATTGGGTGACTCCTTAAACAGCTGGCTGACTCAACAGGCGGAAGCGGATTCGGTCTACTGGGTGGAAGCCACACGTGGGCGCCATCAGCGGGTGAAAATGGTCAATGCGCCGGTGGATGTCGGGCCGGTGCTGCGTGATGAACTGTTCAACCAGGCGCAGACGGTCATTTTGACTTCAGCGACCCTCGCGGTCGGCGATCAGGATTTCAGCTTTACACGCTCCCGTCTTGGATTGACTCAGTCTGAAGAATTGAAACTGGGCAGTCCGTTTAACTACCAGGAGCAGGTACGCCTGATTCTGCCCGCTGCGATGCCCGATCCAGGGGAAAACCCGGCGGCGTATGAAGCGGCGGTTGCAGAGAAATTAAAGCAGTACATCGAACAGACCGACGGTCATGCCTTCGCTCTGTTTACAAGTTATAAAATGATGCAGCAGTGTGCCGATCGTATCAGTGGCTGGCTGTCGGAACACAACCTGGCTTTGTATCTGCAGGGTGATGGTCTGCCTCGTTCGCTGATGCTGGAGCGGTTCCGCAATAATCCGCGGGGGGTTCTGTTCGGGACAGACAGTTTCTGGCAGGGGATCGATGTGCCCGGCGATGCGTTGACCAACGTCATTATCACCAAGCTCCCTTTCAGTGTTCCCGACCATCCACTGCTGGAGGCCCGGGTCGAAGCGATTCGGAACCGGGGGGGAAATCCTTTTATGGATTACCAGATACCGGAAGCGATCATCAAATTAAAACAGGGCTTTGGCCGGCTGATTCGGACCGCCAGTGATTACGGGCAGGTCGTGATTCTCGATCCGCGCGTGCGCACCAAACGCTATGGTGAAAAATTTCTGGAGAGCCTGCCCGACTGCACGCTGATCATTGATGAGCAGGATGATTGA
- a CDS encoding GDSL-type esterase/lipase family protein has protein sequence MNQRLTVCLLLFIFFSAPFASAAPPALELKSGDRIIFLGNTMIERAQKFGSWESVFLRSFPQAKLSFRNLGWSGDTVWAESRGIFDPPAVGYQRMIKQINDLKPNYILLGYGGNEAFAGKAGLSAFQNQLQKLISDLKPTGAKLIFISPHRYENEGAPLPDPKSHNQDLKLYADILQQTAEQGDHYFVDFYSQLIPEPKGDPGLEWTTNGIHLTKGGYERAAGIIAVDLGLKPIELSPAVADEVTRLTFDKNREYFYNWRPQNITYLLGFRKHEQGQNAKELPQFIPLIEAKEAAIHSLVSSH, from the coding sequence GTGAATCAGCGTCTCACCGTCTGTCTGCTTCTCTTTATATTTTTCTCAGCCCCATTCGCATCCGCGGCACCTCCTGCCCTGGAATTGAAATCGGGAGACCGGATCATTTTTCTGGGCAACACGATGATCGAACGAGCTCAAAAGTTCGGGAGCTGGGAAAGCGTGTTTCTACGCAGTTTCCCCCAGGCGAAACTCTCGTTTCGCAATCTGGGCTGGAGTGGAGATACGGTCTGGGCGGAGTCCCGGGGTATTTTTGATCCGCCGGCCGTTGGTTACCAGCGCATGATCAAGCAGATCAATGATCTCAAACCCAACTACATTCTGCTGGGATACGGGGGGAACGAAGCCTTCGCCGGTAAAGCGGGCTTATCTGCGTTTCAGAACCAGTTACAGAAACTGATCAGCGATCTGAAACCAACGGGCGCGAAATTGATTTTCATTTCGCCACACCGATATGAAAACGAAGGCGCACCGCTGCCAGACCCAAAGAGCCATAACCAGGACCTGAAGCTGTATGCCGATATTCTGCAGCAGACTGCGGAACAGGGAGATCATTATTTTGTCGATTTTTATTCGCAGTTGATTCCGGAACCAAAAGGAGATCCCGGTTTAGAGTGGACGACCAACGGGATTCATCTGACCAAAGGGGGCTACGAACGCGCTGCCGGCATCATTGCCGTTGATCTCGGATTGAAACCGATTGAACTGTCACCTGCTGTGGCTGATGAAGTGACCCGGCTGACTTTCGATAAGAACCGTGAATATTTTTATAACTGGCGTCCACAGAATATTACCTATCTGTTGGGTTTCCGAAAACACGAACAGGGGCAAAACGCCAAAGAGCTCCCGCAGTTCATTCCGTTAATCGAAGCCAAAGAAGCCGCCATCCACAGCCTGGTTTCTTCGCATTAG
- a CDS encoding serine/threonine-protein kinase: MTTNESLHPVSLDELDQQYQILLDGNSLEWHNQRVFSRCLGVGGQGVVYLSAREGADGFQIPVALKLFSPKRYADSAAYQSEMARLSQVAAQVARVQENHLVAVQNFVTRNQVYIMEMEWIDGYDLRSLLTPATFKQIREQVTSRRWRNINNNVFTKGVQQPRLKPGIAVAILRECLAALAALHRNNIIHCDMKPANIMLKRSGNAKIIDIGSAIDLNNLPSTQPCTPTYAAPEVLSGGRATPQSDLASLGYILIEVITGFQPFANLKYAQLIKAKQNILQQLPQWFPAEEFALSEPLMKLIHRLVHPDPAERFPSAEAADLGEDGAAEFHRLLVKSDLPSDYENELRLWIEEVETDYFEDIQLNSDPNTTVFTTREWEEEGQES; this comes from the coding sequence TTGACTACTAATGAATCTTTACATCCTGTTTCGCTGGATGAACTAGACCAGCAATATCAGATCCTGCTCGACGGTAATTCTCTGGAGTGGCACAATCAACGTGTGTTTTCCCGGTGCCTGGGGGTTGGTGGTCAGGGTGTGGTCTACCTGAGTGCGCGGGAAGGTGCGGATGGATTCCAGATTCCCGTCGCTCTCAAATTATTTTCTCCCAAACGCTATGCTGATTCAGCAGCCTATCAGTCCGAGATGGCTCGACTGTCGCAGGTCGCGGCGCAGGTTGCCCGCGTTCAGGAGAATCACCTGGTTGCTGTACAGAATTTTGTCACAAGAAACCAGGTCTACATCATGGAGATGGAGTGGATCGACGGGTACGACTTGCGAAGTCTGTTGACGCCGGCAACCTTCAAGCAGATTCGTGAACAGGTTACGTCCCGTCGCTGGAGAAACATCAACAACAATGTTTTTACCAAAGGGGTTCAGCAGCCGCGACTGAAGCCGGGAATCGCTGTGGCGATCCTGCGCGAATGCCTGGCAGCGCTGGCGGCGTTGCATCGTAACAATATCATCCACTGTGATATGAAGCCTGCAAATATCATGCTCAAGCGGAGCGGGAATGCCAAGATTATTGATATTGGATCCGCCATAGATTTGAATAATCTGCCTTCCACGCAACCCTGTACACCAACATATGCGGCTCCGGAAGTCCTGTCCGGAGGACGGGCAACCCCCCAGTCCGACCTGGCCAGCCTGGGATATATTCTGATTGAAGTCATCACCGGATTTCAACCGTTTGCAAATCTGAAATATGCACAGCTCATTAAAGCCAAACAGAATATTCTGCAACAGCTTCCCCAGTGGTTTCCCGCAGAAGAGTTCGCGCTCAGTGAACCGTTGATGAAACTGATTCATCGCCTGGTTCATCCCGACCCGGCAGAACGTTTTCCGTCAGCCGAAGCAGCAGACCTGGGGGAAGATGGTGCGGCAGAGTTTCATCGCCTGCTCGTCAAAAGTGATCTGCCCAGCGATTATGAAAATGAACTGCGGCTCTGGATTGAGGAAGTCGAAACAGACTACTTTGAGGATATCCAGCTGAACTCCGATCCGAATACCACCGTATTTACAACACGCGAGTGGGAGGAAGAGGGTCAGGAATCATGA
- a CDS encoding SpoIIE family protein phosphatase, which produces MAILQILKGKVPEQIVELNGDRVIMGRHPNCEIVLDNVAVSRYHAQILESHGFFYLEDLHSRNGTLLNGTVIEGRTELHENDTISICDIQMQFLLDYQQSPDFIDSAIQQTLEVANQSLKQDSHLSLDDTEPADGVLDGSSIISSLDLNTSSHLRINVKPEVKLHAVLEISQILSRALKLDEVLPRILDGLFKIFPPADQGFIMLQSPERKKLVVKATKARRTEDEDSIRISTTIVRQAIMSGSAILSADAVEDDRFKMSESITSLRIRSMMCVPLVSQGGDILGVIQIATRDIGQQFDKDDLDVLVAIAQQASLAVENAKLHEDLVKQRDIERDLEFAHQIQLGLLPHNRPKYKEYEFFDYYESAQSVGGDYFDYIELPSGKLAVTLGDVAGKGVPAAILMARLYASARYQVLSRNTADKALAELNTEIASSGVGLRFITFVLAVLDPKKHTVSIVNAGHMAPLLRKTSDGSVEPIAQDKSGMPLGVLKKQVFHVETITLEKGDTLLLYTDGVTEAMDQDNKLYHKDRLVKYLKSGPDAAEPLVKGLLSDVESFRNDSMQKDDICVVCFRRKK; this is translated from the coding sequence GTGGCGATTTTACAAATACTCAAAGGGAAGGTTCCCGAACAGATCGTCGAGCTGAATGGCGACCGTGTGATTATGGGACGCCACCCGAATTGTGAGATTGTGCTCGATAATGTCGCCGTCAGTCGTTATCACGCCCAGATTCTGGAGAGCCATGGCTTTTTTTACCTGGAGGACCTGCACAGTCGCAATGGCACACTGTTGAACGGAACTGTCATTGAAGGGCGTACCGAACTGCATGAGAACGATACGATCAGTATCTGTGACATCCAGATGCAGTTCCTGCTGGACTATCAGCAATCTCCTGATTTCATAGATTCCGCGATTCAGCAGACACTGGAAGTCGCGAATCAGTCACTGAAACAGGACTCTCATCTTTCACTGGATGACACGGAACCTGCTGATGGCGTGCTGGATGGGTCTTCCATCATCAGCTCGCTGGATCTGAATACCAGCAGCCATTTACGAATCAACGTCAAGCCGGAAGTCAAGCTGCATGCCGTACTGGAAATCAGCCAGATTCTCAGTCGCGCTTTAAAACTGGATGAAGTACTGCCACGTATTCTGGATGGTCTGTTCAAGATATTTCCCCCTGCGGATCAGGGTTTTATCATGCTGCAGAGCCCGGAGCGAAAAAAACTGGTGGTGAAAGCAACCAAAGCCAGACGTACTGAAGATGAAGATTCAATTCGTATCAGTACGACGATTGTCCGCCAGGCGATTATGAGCGGCTCAGCAATTCTAAGTGCGGATGCGGTCGAAGATGATCGCTTTAAAATGAGTGAAAGTATTACTTCCCTGCGGATTCGCTCCATGATGTGCGTGCCGCTCGTCTCTCAGGGAGGGGATATTCTGGGAGTGATCCAGATTGCCACCCGCGATATCGGCCAGCAGTTTGATAAAGACGATCTGGACGTGCTGGTGGCGATTGCACAGCAGGCGAGCCTGGCGGTCGAAAATGCGAAGCTGCATGAAGATCTGGTCAAACAGCGGGATATTGAACGCGACCTGGAATTTGCGCATCAGATTCAGCTGGGATTGCTGCCTCACAATCGTCCGAAATATAAAGAGTATGAATTTTTTGATTATTACGAATCAGCCCAGAGTGTCGGCGGCGATTATTTCGACTATATTGAATTGCCCAGTGGAAAACTGGCGGTGACTCTGGGAGATGTGGCCGGGAAAGGTGTCCCCGCCGCGATTTTGATGGCGCGGTTGTATGCTTCAGCCCGGTATCAGGTATTATCACGAAATACAGCCGACAAAGCGCTGGCGGAATTGAATACAGAAATCGCTTCGAGTGGAGTGGGGCTGCGTTTTATCACCTTCGTACTGGCGGTCTTGGACCCTAAAAAACATACAGTGTCCATCGTCAATGCAGGGCATATGGCCCCCCTGTTGCGGAAAACGTCGGATGGCAGTGTCGAACCGATTGCCCAGGATAAGTCGGGGATGCCCCTGGGGGTTTTGAAAAAGCAGGTGTTTCATGTGGAAACGATCACCCTGGAGAAAGGGGATACCCTGCTGCTGTATACCGATGGCGTTACGGAAGCCATGGACCAGGATAACAAGTTGTATCATAAGGATCGACTGGTCAAATATCTGAAGTCGGGACCCGACGCCGCCGAGCCGCTCGTGAAGGGGCTGCTCTCGGATGTGGAATCTTTTCGCAACGATTCCATGCAGAAAGATGATATCTGTGTGGTCTGTTTCCGCCGCAAAAAATAA
- a CDS encoding NUDIX hydrolase: MSEEGQDSDQTIIERRFIRLIQRGRWEFVQRVNTTGVVCLFPLTVDQRVIFVEQFRPPVDATVIEFPAGLAGDIAGQEEELLETAAARELLEETGYQAGQMVALGSTVSSAGLTDEAVEFFLALDLQKVGAGGGDESEKITVHAVPFTEIEDWLDHARQRGCLLDARIYAGLYFITKHIQKNG, from the coding sequence ATGAGCGAGGAAGGTCAGGATTCCGATCAGACAATTATTGAACGCCGTTTTATCAGACTGATTCAGCGGGGGCGCTGGGAGTTTGTGCAGCGAGTCAACACTACAGGAGTGGTCTGTCTATTTCCGCTGACCGTGGACCAGCGCGTGATTTTCGTTGAGCAATTCCGTCCGCCTGTGGATGCGACCGTGATTGAATTCCCGGCAGGTCTCGCGGGTGATATCGCTGGTCAGGAGGAAGAACTGCTGGAGACAGCGGCTGCCCGGGAACTCCTGGAAGAGACTGGCTACCAGGCGGGACAGATGGTGGCGCTGGGGTCGACTGTGTCCTCTGCGGGACTGACGGACGAAGCGGTCGAATTTTTTCTGGCGCTGGATCTGCAGAAAGTCGGTGCAGGAGGCGGCGATGAATCCGAAAAAATCACGGTGCACGCGGTCCCGTTTACAGAAATCGAAGACTGGCTGGATCACGCGCGACAACGGGGGTGTCTGCTGGATGCCCGGATTTACGCCGGCCTGTATTTTATCACGAAACATATTCAGAAAAACGGGTGA